The following proteins are encoded in a genomic region of Aethina tumida isolate Nest 87 chromosome 8, icAetTumi1.1, whole genome shotgun sequence:
- the LOC126266405 gene encoding histone chaperone asf1-like, producing the protein MAKVQLCNITVMDNPSQFLSPFQFEITFECIEELKGDLEWKMIYVGSAESEEYDQVLDSVFVGPIPEGKHMFVFQADPPNVSRIPENDAIGVAVVLLTCSYRSQEFIRVGYFINDEYSDPELKENPPSPPQFEKVTRNILASEPRVTRFKVNWEEANKQENVPSNDQNQPSTSATEESSNSQIRSFNVNSNSWATMECS; encoded by the exons ATGGCAAAGGTACAACTGTGCAATATAACCGTAATGGACAACCCCAGCCAGTTCCTCAGCCCGTTCCAGTTCGAGATCACGTTCGAGTGCATCGAAGAGCTGAAAGGAG ATTTGGAGTGGAAGATGATCTACGTCGGATCGGCTGAAAGCGAGGAGTACGACCAGGTTTTGGATTCCGTGTTCGTCGGCCCCATTCCCGAGGGCAAACACATGTTCGTCTTTCAA GCGGACCCACCGAACGTGAGCAGGATACCGGAGAACGACGCTATCGGCGTGGCGGTGGTGTTGTTGACGTGCTCATACAGGTCGCAGGAGTTCATCAGGGTCGGCTACTTCATTAACGACGAGTACAGCGATCCGGAATTGAAAGAGAACCCCCCGAGTCCACCTCAGTTCGAAAAG GTTACGAGGAATATTTTGGCATCCGAACCTCGAGTAACCCGCTTCAAAGTCAACTGGGAAGAAGCGAACAAACAAGAAAATGTGCCTTCCAATGACCAAAATCAGCCAAGCACCTCCGCAACAGAAGAAAGTTCAAATAGTCAAATTCGTAGTTTTAATGTAAACTCTAACTCGTGGGCGACAATGGAGTGTTCCTAG